The Lacipirellulaceae bacterium genome contains a region encoding:
- a CDS encoding FHA domain-containing protein has product MEVTLKVLAGAKKGAKIVVKKSEFTIGRSQECHLCVGSTSISRKHCMISRGENRVTVKDLGSRNGTLVNGQKTEGEVELKAGDELVVGPLKFQVRISSGLKNEKLPKVKSVAEAVERAANIPTGDSVELDIDSWLLGPDEPVKRPGETLSMQMDETSAIPLPKDKLPSEPTETIALDTADVRDEESPEDSSIDEASDSKKKKEPGKLPPLPKKDATKDSREAAENALRAWSRRR; this is encoded by the coding sequence ATGGAAGTCACTCTAAAAGTGCTGGCGGGCGCCAAAAAGGGCGCAAAAATCGTCGTCAAAAAAAGCGAATTCACCATTGGCAGGAGCCAAGAATGCCACCTGTGCGTCGGTAGTACGTCCATAAGTCGCAAGCACTGCATGATCTCACGCGGAGAAAATCGCGTCACGGTCAAAGATCTTGGCAGCCGCAACGGAACGCTCGTCAACGGCCAGAAAACCGAAGGCGAAGTCGAGCTCAAAGCTGGCGACGAGCTTGTCGTTGGACCGTTGAAGTTTCAGGTCCGTATTAGTAGCGGCCTGAAGAACGAGAAGTTGCCCAAGGTGAAGTCCGTCGCCGAGGCTGTTGAGCGAGCCGCCAACATCCCGACCGGCGACTCAGTGGAACTCGATATCGACAGTTGGCTCCTCGGACCCGACGAGCCCGTCAAACGTCCAGGAGAAACTCTCTCGATGCAGATGGACGAGACCAGTGCTATTCCGTTGCCAAAGGACAAGCTGCCCAGCGAACCGACGGAAACCATAGCCCTCGACACGGCCGACGTAAGAGACGAAGAGTCGCCAGAGGATTCGTCCATCGATGAGGCTTCTGATTCGAAAAAGAAGAAAGAGCCCGGCAAGCTGCCTCCGCTTCCGAAAAAGGACGCGACGAAAGATAGTCGCGAGGCAGCCGAGAACGCCTTACGGGCCTGGAGCCGTCGTCGCTGA